In Sphingobacterium sp. PCS056, the following proteins share a genomic window:
- a CDS encoding helix-turn-helix domain-containing protein yields MSIEEEYFKEYGKQVQKYLETFGLIEEDLAKLTGTTSINIKKIINGEVGLNIKKMINIASAFGIPYYHFANPQSLIPSLEQLPKATRVKIVEREKKGIIIRDNENKFSIRLDELILKGNLNKPNTSKLLLKLMGSEFENKISTEVTALLSNSPRNEKIKTLKHKYRNQSIYINKDYFNEYCTLSKEKLAEIILAEEIKLGLDKK; encoded by the coding sequence ATGAGTATAGAAGAAGAGTATTTTAAGGAATATGGTAAGCAAGTCCAAAAGTATCTTGAAACTTTTGGATTAATTGAAGAAGACCTTGCTAAATTGACAGGTACTACCTCCATTAATATAAAAAAGATAATTAATGGTGAGGTTGGTCTGAATATAAAAAAAATGATAAACATCGCAAGTGCATTTGGGATTCCCTATTATCATTTTGCGAATCCACAATCATTAATCCCTTCATTAGAACAACTTCCTAAGGCTACAAGAGTGAAGATAGTTGAACGGGAGAAGAAAGGTATTATTATAAGAGATAATGAAAATAAGTTTTCTATTAGGCTTGATGAGTTAATACTTAAAGGCAATTTAAACAAACCAAACACTTCAAAATTACTGCTTAAACTAATGGGGAGTGAATTCGAAAATAAAATATCAACCGAGGTAACAGCATTATTAAGTAACTCTCCTCGAAATGAAAAAATTAAAACACTAAAGCATAAATATAGAAATCAAAGCATTTATATCAATAAAGACTATTTCAACGAATACTGTACACTATCAAAAGAGAAATTAGCTGAAATAATCCTAGCAGAAGAAATAAAACTGGGGCTTGATAAAAAATGA